The proteins below are encoded in one region of Metabacillus dongyingensis:
- a CDS encoding ABC transporter permease subunit, whose protein sequence is MNSAMMKAIIKKDLRDIFRSKNLFATLIIIPVIFSAIIPAALLGSALIFDIEEMAGNDAQKLISSFLTHLKQENLVLETAEQQFVYLFINYMLPSLFLLVPIITASVVAANSFAGEKERRTLESLLFSPVPIKTLFVSKILGSFIPSLLVSFLSFLVSGLIINILGFQLFGEMIFPSANWLALIFCLSPMVSLMTVLLNVFISSRVKTYQEAQNIGGLIILPAVGMMAGQSSGLFFVGAQITLLISLVILIVNAVLLDRITKYNDRYVIFEKQIH, encoded by the coding sequence ATGAATAGCGCAATGATGAAGGCGATTATCAAAAAAGATTTAAGGGATATTTTTCGCAGCAAAAATTTGTTTGCTACGCTGATTATTATTCCGGTTATTTTTTCAGCAATCATACCTGCAGCTCTCCTTGGAAGTGCTCTTATTTTTGATATCGAAGAGATGGCGGGAAATGATGCACAGAAGCTGATCAGCAGTTTCCTGACTCATTTAAAACAGGAGAATCTCGTGCTTGAAACAGCCGAACAGCAATTTGTTTATTTGTTTATTAACTACATGCTTCCGTCCTTGTTTTTGCTGGTGCCGATAATCACGGCAAGTGTGGTGGCCGCCAACAGCTTTGCAGGGGAAAAGGAGCGGCGTACACTTGAGAGTCTGCTTTTTTCTCCTGTGCCGATTAAAACACTCTTTGTGAGCAAAATCCTTGGATCTTTTATTCCGTCTCTTCTCGTCTCCTTTTTAAGCTTTTTAGTGAGCGGATTGATTATTAATATTCTGGGTTTTCAGCTGTTTGGAGAAATGATCTTTCCATCTGCCAATTGGCTCGCTCTGATCTTTTGTCTCTCACCAATGGTGTCTCTTATGACGGTCTTGCTTAACGTCTTTATCTCCTCGCGTGTCAAAACATATCAGGAAGCGCAGAACATTGGGGGCTTGATTATCCTGCCTGCTGTGGGAATGATGGCTGGTCAGTCAAGCGGTTTATTTTTTGTGGGGGCACAAATTACACTGCTGATCTCACTTGTGATTCTGATCGTGAATGCCGTTTTGCTGGATAGAATCACGAAGTATAATGATCGGTATGTGATATTTGAAAAGCAGATTCATTGA
- a CDS encoding ABC transporter ATP-binding protein, with product MIEVAGVTKTFGSQTVLKNVNFKAEQGKIVGLLGPNGAGKTTFIRILNGVIKADSGTISILNHDPVTHGDEIRKISGIVTEGAGLYHQLSGEENLAFFADLYGVKDKSRIIQLLELFDLAEHKDKPAGTYSTGMKKRLALGKALLHSPKLLFLDEPTNGLDPDGIKMVLAYLKKYNEETGTTMIICSHVLHQLEAVCDSFAFLEHQTIVEQGTMAELEKKYLKEIKVKVNTDMKLHRKEYLEFPCEQRAEGEVIFTLPAKIDIPFLLRGILENHHVYSAEILNNDLESIYFKVREMHNE from the coding sequence ATGATTGAAGTCGCAGGTGTTACAAAAACGTTTGGAAGTCAGACTGTGCTGAAGAACGTCAATTTTAAAGCAGAACAGGGAAAGATTGTAGGACTCCTTGGACCAAACGGAGCCGGGAAAACAACATTTATCCGAATACTAAACGGCGTCATTAAAGCTGACAGCGGGACGATTTCGATCTTGAATCATGATCCTGTAACACATGGCGATGAGATCAGAAAGATTTCAGGCATTGTTACAGAAGGTGCAGGTTTGTATCATCAATTAAGCGGTGAAGAAAACTTAGCTTTTTTTGCAGATTTATATGGAGTCAAGGATAAATCCAGAATCATTCAATTGCTTGAGCTGTTTGATCTAGCTGAGCATAAAGATAAACCTGCAGGAACATACAGTACAGGCATGAAAAAAAGACTTGCGCTCGGAAAAGCGCTATTACACAGTCCCAAATTGCTGTTTCTGGATGAACCGACAAATGGCCTCGATCCGGACGGCATCAAAATGGTCCTCGCATATTTGAAAAAATACAACGAAGAAACCGGCACAACTATGATAATCTGTTCTCATGTACTGCATCAGCTGGAAGCTGTTTGCGATTCCTTCGCGTTTCTTGAGCATCAAACCATTGTTGAGCAAGGCACAATGGCTGAACTTGAGAAAAAGTATTTAAAAGAAATCAAGGTAAAAGTAAACACAGATATGAAGCTTCATAGAAAAGAATACTTGGAGTTTCCTTGTGAACAGCGAGCAGAAGGCGAAGTCATCTTCACACTGCCTGCAAAAATTGATATCCCTTTTTTACTGAGGGGGATTTTAGAAAATCATCATGTCTATTCCGCAGAAATTTTAAATAATGATCTAGAATCTATTTATTTTAAAGTAAGGGAGATGCACAATGAATAG
- a CDS encoding SurA N-terminal domain-containing protein produces the protein MKKVMLPLITGLMAVVLAACGGNEESKEAKNDDKAKTAETDQQKDQQKQMEEMQKKLEAQQVDEKKTVALVNDEKILGSDYNSVLQSTQGQMQQMGQDPTSKEAAEQVKKQTLDSLVGQTLLLQEANKKGYKASDEDVKKQLDETKKQFKTEKEFEAALKKSGMDMKTLEAQIADDIKFRQYVEKEVPAGEISAEEIQKTYDQYAEQGKSSGQEVPKLEEVKPQIEQSLQQQKQQEQLAQKVEELKKNAKIDLKI, from the coding sequence ATGAAAAAAGTAATGTTACCATTAATAACCGGTCTAATGGCCGTTGTTTTAGCAGCATGCGGAGGCAATGAAGAAAGCAAAGAAGCAAAAAATGATGATAAAGCAAAAACAGCCGAAACCGATCAGCAGAAGGATCAGCAAAAACAAATGGAAGAAATGCAAAAGAAATTAGAAGCGCAGCAAGTGGATGAAAAGAAAACTGTTGCTCTTGTGAATGACGAAAAAATCCTTGGCAGCGACTATAACAGCGTCCTGCAGTCGACTCAGGGCCAAATGCAGCAAATGGGACAAGACCCTACTTCTAAAGAAGCTGCAGAGCAAGTGAAAAAACAAACACTTGACAGCTTAGTCGGACAAACCCTGCTGCTTCAAGAGGCAAACAAAAAAGGCTATAAAGCATCTGATGAAGACGTTAAAAAACAGCTTGACGAAACGAAAAAACAGTTTAAAACTGAAAAAGAATTCGAAGCAGCTCTTAAGAAATCAGGCATGGACATGAAAACACTTGAAGCTCAAATTGCAGATGATATTAAATTCAGACAGTATGTTGAAAAAGAAGTGCCTGCAGGTGAAATCTCAGCTGAAGAAATTCAAAAAACATATGACCAATACGCTGAGCAAGGAAAAAGCAGCGGACAGGAAGTTCCAAAACTAGAAGAAGTAAAACCTCAGATTGAACAATCTCTTCAGCAGCAAAAACAGCAGGAACAGCTTGCTCAAAAAGTGGAAGAATTGAAGAAAAACGCGAAGATTGATCTTAAGATTTAA
- a CDS encoding acyl-CoA thioesterase produces MTQIPNSKPCSESRVFQTNRVLPPDTNNHQTLFGGKLMASIDVVASISAAKHCRSECVTASMDSVDFLHPIRPTDAVHLESFVTFTGRSSMEVFVKVTAEDLISGESRVAATSFITFVSLNEHGKPKAVPGVYPETEEEKYLFDSGEERSLIRKARRKASITFSEKIKQY; encoded by the coding sequence ATGACACAGATACCTAACAGCAAACCGTGTTCAGAATCAAGAGTTTTCCAAACAAACCGTGTACTGCCGCCAGATACGAATAATCATCAAACCTTGTTCGGCGGGAAATTAATGGCTTCAATAGATGTTGTAGCCTCAATTTCAGCTGCGAAACATTGCCGGTCAGAATGTGTCACAGCATCCATGGATTCGGTGGATTTTCTGCATCCGATTCGTCCGACTGATGCGGTGCATCTTGAGTCTTTCGTCACATTCACGGGAAGATCATCGATGGAGGTATTCGTAAAAGTAACGGCAGAAGATTTAATAAGCGGTGAATCCAGAGTAGCAGCGACAAGCTTTATCACATTTGTTTCATTGAATGAACATGGTAAGCCAAAAGCCGTTCCGGGAGTTTATCCTGAAACAGAAGAGGAAAAATATTTATTTGATTCAGGTGAGGAGCGCTCGTTAATCAGGAAAGCAAGAAGAAAAGCGAGTATTACATTCTCGGAGAAAATTAAGCAATATTAA
- a CDS encoding APC family permease — protein MLSMLKRIIIGAPLKSTELGEQKLNKKKALAILSSDALSSVAYGPEQILLVLVTISAVAFWYSIPIAVGVLFLLTALILSYRQIIYAYPHGGGAYVVSKENLGENAGLVAGGSLLVDYILTVAVSVSAGTDAITSAFPGLHDHNVIIACLLVVFITILNLRGITESASILAYPVYLFVLALFILIGVGIFKIITGDVSPDLHAPIGTPVAGISLFLLLRAFASGSSALTGVEAISNAIPNFKEPGPRNAVRTLMAMGLLLAILFSGIVFLAYYFGIAPKHEETVVSQIAAETFGRNFMYYFIQGTTAMILVLAANTGYSAFPLLAFNLAKDKYIARMFTMRGDRLGYSNGIITLGITSILLIIIFKGQTEQLIPLYAVGVFIPFTLSQTGMLVKWLREKPKGWAVKLAINLTGALISFLVMMMFFITKFSQVWAVLIFLPLIVLGFHQIKKHYVAVGDQLRLTTCEPIKPIEGNVIIVPVAGMTHVVENSLNYAKSLSADQIIAVYVSFERVDEKIFEDKWNKWQPDIRLVTLQSYYRSIIQPLTKFIDTVEKKASESNYRVTVLIPQFIPKKSWHNILHNQSSILIRTFLLYKRNVIVTTVPYHLKK, from the coding sequence ATGTTATCTATGCTTAAAAGAATAATCATTGGGGCTCCCTTAAAATCTACAGAATTAGGAGAGCAAAAATTAAATAAAAAGAAAGCACTGGCTATTTTATCTTCAGATGCTTTATCTTCTGTAGCGTACGGGCCAGAGCAGATCCTGCTTGTCTTAGTAACAATAAGTGCTGTTGCATTTTGGTACTCCATTCCAATTGCAGTAGGGGTCCTATTTTTATTAACGGCTCTGATCTTATCCTACCGTCAAATTATCTATGCTTATCCTCATGGCGGGGGAGCATATGTCGTTTCAAAAGAAAACCTTGGAGAAAATGCAGGTTTAGTTGCAGGAGGTTCACTCTTAGTAGATTACATATTGACAGTTGCTGTAAGTGTCTCAGCAGGAACAGATGCGATTACTTCTGCATTTCCAGGCTTACATGATCATAATGTCATCATTGCTTGTTTGCTGGTTGTTTTTATCACCATACTAAATCTCAGAGGAATCACCGAATCGGCTTCGATTTTAGCCTATCCAGTCTATTTGTTTGTTTTGGCGCTTTTTATTTTAATAGGGGTAGGGATATTTAAAATCATAACCGGGGATGTTTCACCTGATTTGCATGCACCGATAGGGACTCCTGTTGCAGGCATTAGCTTATTTTTGCTGCTGAGAGCATTTGCTTCAGGAAGTTCTGCCTTAACTGGGGTCGAAGCAATCTCAAATGCGATACCGAATTTTAAGGAACCCGGTCCTAGAAACGCAGTCAGAACGCTGATGGCAATGGGGTTATTGCTTGCCATTTTATTTTCTGGAATCGTATTTTTAGCCTATTACTTCGGGATAGCTCCAAAACACGAGGAAACCGTTGTTTCCCAAATTGCAGCTGAGACGTTTGGAAGAAACTTTATGTATTATTTTATCCAGGGAACGACAGCTATGATTCTTGTTCTCGCTGCCAACACTGGATATTCTGCTTTTCCATTGCTTGCATTCAACCTTGCAAAAGATAAATACATTGCAAGAATGTTTACGATGAGAGGAGACCGATTAGGGTATTCAAATGGGATCATCACTCTTGGAATCACGTCCATTTTACTAATCATTATTTTTAAAGGGCAGACAGAACAGCTCATCCCCCTTTATGCAGTAGGCGTGTTTATTCCATTTACCTTATCCCAGACAGGGATGCTCGTGAAGTGGCTTCGTGAGAAGCCTAAAGGCTGGGCGGTTAAACTTGCGATAAATTTAACTGGAGCACTTATCAGCTTTCTTGTCATGATGATGTTCTTCATAACAAAGTTCTCGCAGGTTTGGGCGGTGCTGATCTTTTTGCCTCTTATCGTTTTAGGATTTCATCAAATTAAGAAGCACTATGTGGCCGTTGGAGATCAGCTGAGACTCACAACATGCGAGCCGATCAAGCCGATTGAAGGGAATGTCATTATCGTGCCAGTAGCCGGAATGACTCACGTAGTAGAAAATTCTTTGAACTATGCAAAATCATTATCCGCAGATCAAATCATTGCGGTTTACGTTTCATTTGAACGAGTCGATGAAAAAATCTTTGAAGATAAATGGAACAAGTGGCAGCCGGATATTCGGCTTGTAACTCTGCAGTCTTATTATCGAAGCATCATTCAGCCGTTGACTAAATTCATTGATACAGTAGAGAAAAAAGCAAGTGAATCCAACTATAGGGTTACGGTTTTAATCCCGCAATTTATTCCAAAAAAAAGCTGGCACAATATTCTTCATAACCAGTCAAGTA
- a CDS encoding glycosyltransferase, producing MKKHLITAGMLVMSLVFVMSPIKTDAKDMAQAREECITKETLALKESMRRLWTDHAVWTKSYVVSSLNDLENQKELLARLLKNQDDIGNAIKPYYGEEAGNKLAELLREHILIAGKLTAAAKSGNQSDFKKFNTEWHKNADDIAKFLSSANPNWSEKELKEALYIHLQFISEDLSARLKKDWNASIEAFDKGLDHLMMLADVLSAGIMKQFPEKF from the coding sequence TTGAAAAAACACTTAATAACTGCTGGAATGCTGGTTATGTCCTTAGTCTTCGTCATGTCGCCGATAAAAACTGATGCAAAAGACATGGCACAGGCACGCGAAGAATGCATCACAAAAGAAACGCTTGCTTTAAAAGAAAGCATGAGGAGGCTCTGGACTGATCATGCGGTTTGGACAAAAAGCTATGTGGTCAGTTCCCTTAACGATCTTGAGAATCAAAAAGAGCTGCTTGCAAGACTCTTAAAAAATCAGGATGACATTGGCAATGCCATTAAGCCTTATTACGGGGAAGAAGCAGGAAACAAGCTTGCTGAGCTCTTAAGAGAACACATTCTGATTGCAGGAAAATTGACTGCAGCTGCAAAAAGCGGCAATCAATCTGACTTTAAGAAATTTAATACTGAATGGCATAAGAATGCAGATGACATCGCCAAGTTCTTGAGCAGCGCAAATCCGAACTGGTCTGAAAAAGAACTGAAGGAAGCATTATATATTCATCTTCAATTTATTTCTGAAGATCTGTCTGCCCGACTTAAAAAGGATTGGAATGCGAGTATTGAAGCATTTGATAAAGGGCTGGATCATTTGATGATGCTTGCCGATGTTCTTTCGGCAGGAATCATGAAACAGTTTCCAGAAAAATTCTAG